CGTTCGATGTGCCGGCTATGCTCGATGTGGCGGTACGGCTGTGCTCGCTACTGCGATGTTGTGGTTGTGATCGCGACTGCGCTAGATACGGCGTTGTGGCTGCGCTCGCGGCACGTTGCGGCTGCGCTTGATGCAGCGTATACGGCAATGTGTGTATAAAATTGTCTAAAAACCTGAAATTTCTACCCTCAACACCTAATTTTGGGTTGTTATGGGTCAATTTTAAGACCTACAGGGTCATTATGGGCATGGCTAATGTGAAGAACGGGTTGAAATAGGTGTAATTTAGTTTGTgtgatatatatacatacatataaaatttaatattataaaaatactTATTAAATAGTAATTATTATATAAGTTTGAGTGAGCCAAAATTAGAGTTAAGCGAGCAGCTATGTGAATTTTGAATTGTTTATTCTTAACATAAACAAAAAATTTGAAGTACCTTGAAGATGAATATAGTAATTAGATCCATTTCAAAAGATGACAGATAGCTAGCTGGTAGCATTCTAACCTAAGCCTATTATGACGGCGCTGCGCTCGCCGTACATTGCGGCTGCGCTTAATGCAGCGTATTGTTTTTGACGGTTAAAAAAAACTTACATAAAACTTTTTCTTCAGTCACTATTACATAGCTGAATCTTTATGCCTCTTATCATTGTTTCATATTTGTTTAATGATTATGCGTATGTACGTCTACCTGCTGGTTTTTACTTATGATTTTTGCTTTGCCTCTCCAGTTTTTTTGGTTGGTACCGTCCGTTCAGGTTAGTTTGTAATTTGCTTCGTATATGCTTAcctgtttattttattttcttaattGTTGTTCTCTTAGTATATTAGGAAACCTTATTGTTAACTATGTCTAATTCTCAAAAACGTCGTCGTACATTTACTAAATCTCTTTCTTCTCCTGATGCGTCCACTTCAGTACCTATTCGTCCGTCTTTTACGTCATGTACCAATGAGATCTCTAATTCCACGTACATAGATAACGGTGATTGTACATGCATATGTGAACACTGCAATGCCTTATTTTGGTACGATGAACATGTCAATGCGATGTCTTCTAATCGTGCTTGCTATAATCATTGCTGTAAACATGGTCGTGTCAAGCTTGATTCTCCTTCCCTTCCTCCTGCAGCATTGTTACATCTATTTAATAAATCTGAATTTCTTGATAATATACGTACATACAATAGCATGTTCTCAATGACATCTTTTGGTGGAATAGTCGACGATTCTATCAATGATGGATCTGCTCCTTACATTTTCAAAATTGAAGGCCAGATTTACCATTGGCTTGGCTCTTTCTATCCAACACCAAATGAACGTCCTCGGTTCTTGCAAATGTACCTGTACGATACTGAAAATGAAGTTTCCAATAGACTAAGCGTATTCGGAAACGATAGCCGCTCGCAATTGAATTCTGAGACTGTCGCTTTGCTTATTCAAATCCTTGAGAGTAGTAACAAGCTGGTTAAACTTTTTAGGAACGCAAGAGATCTGTGTCGCTCAGCTGATGTAACCTCATTCTATATCCGTTTGTATAATTCTTATAACTCTTTACGTTATGATAATCCAACCCAAGGTTGCATTGGTGCTATTATCAGTGATCCTGGACCTGAGTCAAATGGGTTTGACATTGTTATTAGATATAGGGTCGCTGGCCCTCAAAGAATAAACATACTACACCCATTGTACATGTCATTGCAATATCCTTTGTTGTTTATTCATGGTGAAAGTGGCTGGTCCCGTGACTTACGCCTACAGGGTAGTAGCTCAAACAAAAATAATACTTTGACTAGGAATATGTTCTATTGCTACCAATTACATGATCGTGCCAATACCTATTCTTTACTACTAAGAGGTGGACGTCTTTTCCAACAATACCTGGTAGATGCTTATGTGTCCATCGAGCAAGACAGGCTTAACTTCCATAGATATAATCAAAATGCTCTTAGAAGTGAATACATGCAAGGAGTACACGATGCAGTAAGATGTGGAGATACCGAAAGAAAGGATATAGGCAAACGTATAATTTTGCCATGCACGTTTACCGGTGGTCCACGCTACATGTACAAACACTATCAGGATGCCTTGGCAATATGCAAAGTTCATGGAAACCCACAGTACTTCATTACGTTCACCTGCAATGTTAAATGGCCTGAGATTCATAGATACATCACCAAATTTCCAATCCTAAAATCGGAGGATCGTCCATATGTCATCGCACGAGTCTTCCATATGAAAGTTACTTCATTTGTAAATTTTCTTAAAGTTAGAAGACCATTTGGAAACGTTACTGCAGGTAACTTATTTGCCTCACATTATATACAAAACTCCATATCTGTTATAGAGTTATACTCATGTTACTTGAAAATCGTTCATTTATGTTGTTCAAACTTATACACCATAGAGTTCCAAAAAAGAGGTTTACCTCATTGTCACCTTCTTTTATGGGTTGATGAAGCACACAAAATAAAGGACGCTGCACAATTAGATGCCTACATATCAGCGGAAATTCCAGATCCCATCAAGGAGCAAACTTTGTATACAATTGTCACTGACTTCATGATACATGGACCTTGCGGCATCGCCAAACCTAACTCACTATGCATGGCATTAGGATCATGTAAGAAAAATTTCCCTAAGGATTATGAGCCTGTTACAAGATTCGATGACAATGGCTATGCACGCTATAAGAGACGTCAAAGTACTCACTCTGTTCAAAAGAATGGCATTTCATTAGATAATGGTTATGTTGTACCATACAACCGTTCTTTGTTGCTTCATTTTCATGCCCATATAAATGTCGAATACTGCGGGTGGAGTATGCTTATAAAATACCTTTTCAAATACATATCTAAAGGCACAGACCGTGTAAAATACACTATTAAAAAGACGTCTACCCCACCAGGCAACTCTACAGGCAATGCTGCAATAGAAATTGACGAAATTAAAGACTTTGTTGATAGCAGATTCATTTGTCCACATGAATCAGCTTGGAGAATCTTTAATTTCATGATTCATGAACGAAACCCTTCTGTTCAGGTAATTTTCTTAACTTACAAAACATCCACTAGAAACCTTTTATGTCAGTTGCCAATAATTATTTTCCTTCCATGTAGATGCTTTCTGTTCACCTAGAGAATAGGCAAAATGTCACATTCAAAGACAATGAGAAGCTTGAGAATGTCTTGCGCAATCCAAATGCCGGACGCACTACCTTAACAGAATGGCTAAAAAATAACTGTGTTGACGATAATGGCCTCCATCTATGATACATTGACTACCTTTCTGAATACAGGTGGGAATCTACGGGAAAATGTTGGCTTCGCAGATTGACAAATAAAACACCAGCAATCGGTAGACTTGCATACATACATCCAAGTGCCGGTGACGTCTTTTACCTTCGAATGCTTTTATCACATCAAAAAGGTTGTAGGTCATTCGTAGACATACGAACCGTTGCTGGTGAAGTCCTTCCAACATATCGCATAGCGTGTGAGAAACTCGGCTTACTTGAGATGACAATGAATGGTCACTTGCGATAGAGGAAGCTGCTACGTGGGCAAATGCTTCTGAATTAAGGTCTTTATTCACTCATATGCTTTTGTTTTGTGAGATGTCAAACCCCAAAAAACTCTTCGATCAACAATGGAAAAAAATGAGTGATGATGCAAGTCATATACATGGCATAGTAAATGACGAAGATCAAATGCAATATTTTCTTTATGAAATTGAGTTGTTATTACATTCTGGGACACCCTCGACTTCATTGTCTGATTACGGATTACCCATGCCTAAACCAGAAGTGCTTGCATCATTGACTAATCGACTGTTGTTGGAAGAGAGAAATCACGATAGACAAACACTTAGAATTGAGCATGACTCATTCCGCTCCAGCCTACATCCAGAGCAAAATTCTATTTATGAACATGTGATAACATCTTTATCACTAAACAGACAAGTTCTGGCATTTGTTTATAGGCATGGTGGGACTGGAAAGACTTTCCTATGGAAAACAATTATTGCCAAACTACGTTCTGATGGCAACATTGTTTTGGCAGTTGCAGCCTCAGGTATTGCTTCGTTGTTACTTCCCTCTGGCAGAACAGCTCATTCACGATTTAAAATACCGATAGATCTGACCGATGAATCACTATGCTATATAAAGAAAAAGACACAACTTGCTCAGCTGCTAACAGAAACCTCACTTATAGTTTGGGATGAGGCTCCAATGAATGATCGACGATGCTTTGAATCATTAGACAAAAGCCTAAAAGATTTATTAGGTGATTGTAGCAGGCCATTCGGTGGCAAATCAGTTCTCTTAAGCGGCGATTTCCGTCAGACTTTACCCGTTAAACCAAAAGCATCTAAAACGGGAATCTTAAACTCGGCATTACCTAGGTCGTATCTATGGCCTTACTTCAACGTTTACAAGCTGACCGAGAACATGCGACTACAACGGCCAAACATGGATTTAGCAAACAGAACTCAGGTTGCTTCCTTCTCAGCATGGCAAGGTGGGCGACGGGGTATTAGGCACACCAGACGATGATGACCCGCTTAACACAAAACAAATTGAAATACCGTCAGACTACATGATACCTCCAGGAGATAATGCTATCAAAGAACTCACTCGATTCATCTACGATAGCCCAACTCTTGAGAATCCAACTGCTCAGAGTCTCTCTGAAAAAGCAATAGTTTGCCCACAAAATGATACCGTGGATGAAATAAATACAATGGTTCTTGGCATGACTTCGGGAAATAGCAAGACTTATCTTAGCACAGACTCAATAAACCCGCGTGCCGGCTGCCATGGCGATATCGACTTGCTCTATCCAACGGAATACCTAGCTATGCTGAATTTCAACGGTTTGCCCCCACATGAATTAGAGCTAAAGGTTAATGTTCCAGTAATACTTATTCGTAACATCAATCAAACATCTGGACTTTGCAATGGCACAAGGATGATCGTCACTCAACTATTGTCCAGAGTCATTGAGGCACAAATTATGACCGGTACAGCAATAGGACGACGTGTCTATATACCTCGAATCACGTTGACTCACGTAGATGAACAACTTCCTTTCACTTTCAAAAGAAAACAATTTCCGCTAAAACTTTGTTATGCAATGACGATAAATAAAAGTCAAGGTCAATCACTGAACAAAATTGGTATCTATCTTCCTGAACCAGTGTTTGGGCATGGTCAACTCTATGTGGCACTTTCACGTGCCACATCTCCGCAATCACTGAAAATTTTATTTGTTCCAAATGCTAATGCGCCACTAAAGGAAATAGATGACGCTTTGGCCAATAATTAAGAAACCTGTATGATCATTACAAGGTTAAGCCATTTCTCAAAGACGGCGTAATAGACTACACTTTATATTGTTTAATATTAATATGCCTATTTTCTAGCTACCTTAGATTATTATGCTCGCTAATTCATAACAATATCCTCAGCTCTTTCTTTTTTATATACCTATATATCTTACTAGACTTGACCAGTGACCAATAGGCGCTTCTAAAGATAACAAGCAACATACTGATCTTACAGTAAGCGTAATCTCTAAAGAACTATGTATTAGATACCCTTTTATCACTTACTAATTTCCCAACTGCATAACCATTTGTTGATGCATTTTGTTTTTCCATTCACTAACTGACTCATTTGCACTAACTTCCTTTTTTTTCCCTAACAGGAACATATTTGACATCTTCTCCCTTTGGAACCTGTACCAAAAGTATGTTATTTTTTTTCACATCTTGCTTACCTTCCCGTATAATGATTCAATATAAAAACCACTGTTACTTACACGCTATATTCCTCAGGACGCAAATGATGCAGCAAATTGTTGATGTTAAACCCAATCAAATGCCCCTTCCACTACACATAAGAGTCATCAAGAAGTGGAAAACACAGACGATGGATTATCTGAAATCACAAACAACAGATCAAGATTTGTGCTACCTTTTTGTAGACAAACATGTATGTTaaataaagatatatatatatatatatataccattaTGACCATTTATAACACATAATTTAGTTTAACTATGAACTACCCACAGGGAACTGCAATAGAGGCAACTGCCAACCCAAAGAAAGAGGCTGATTTTGATTCAAAGTTAAAAATTGGCTCATGCTACAAGGTAAGTGCATACATCACAATAAAATCTCGAGATTACATGAAGGTCGTCCCACACGGTGCAACTCTAAGGCTTGGGGCTACATCAGTTTTTGAACCGCTTCACGATGACAGCATACCAACTTACTATTACAATTTTGCAACTTATGATATGCTTGCAAGTCGAAAGGCAAATCCAAAACCATTAACAGGTAATAACAACGCTTTTGTCTTTTGTAAGCGTCAGAGCAAAACTAGGCATTTGAATTCGTGATGAAAAAAAATTGAGCCTTAGTTTCTTATCATTAGTTAACTGAATACCTGAGATGTGACTTCAAACAGAACTTTGGGTCGTTTCAAGTGTTGAAAAATTGGGATACATAAGGTCGTTTATATAAGAATATGTTCTTGCGCATTAAGaatttaagtttatgtaatttCCTTTTTGTGCTTCGTGATTGTCAACGTTTAACGtgtttcttttaaaaaaatatttttacacctattttataactttttttgACCTATTTAACCCCAAAAACCTGCTGTTTTTTCCAGCAAAATAAACGCCAAAAAGTgcagtttttttagcaaaagaaCAGCCAAAAACTGCAGCCTTCTTCGAGCGAAAAAATGACCAAAAACTGCAGGTTTTCCCAGCTAAAAAAGGCCAAAAAAACTGCCTCTTTTCTCAgcaaaaaaaccttaaaaaagtACACGTTTTTCCAGcggaaaaactaaaaaaaaaccaGCATTCTGAAGGTTATTTCCGTGCTGCAGGTTGCAGCGTTTCTGCAAGTTCTGTTTTACCGGATTTTTTTTAGATCGGTTAAAAAAACACGTTATTAATAATCGGTTTATTAACCAAACTGAATCAGTTAGGATCAGCTTGGCTTTATGATTATAAAAACCAGTTTATTAACCAAAAGCAGGCCATTCGATGGATACAAACACGCCTATTAAATAAATAGATACAAGGGCTGAGAATTTTTCAGAAACCAAGCCGATCCGACCCTAAACCGAATAATAAACAGAGATATTCGAGTTTCAGTACGGGTCATTCGGTTAACCCGTAGAGGACGTTCAGGATGTAGGCCATTGTATCTATAAATTCATGAAAAGAATTTCGTTTCCTCCTTTGATAATTTTTTTTGTTCCGTTTTCTTTTCGCAAAATGATACTAAGTTTCTTTAATAAGGCTATCAATGTTGCAAAGCATCAAATTTTCAAGAACCCTAGAAATAATTGTAGTAAACaaagaataaaaaaattattACATTAAATATACTTTTTTTTCTGCCAGCTTTCAGCTTTACAAATAAATGAACAATATCTTAACGTCTCATAACAAACATTTATACAGATTACATAGGATGTGTCGAAACAGTATCTCCTCCGTCAAGAAGGGCAGGCAAGGTTATCAAGAAGGTTAAAATCCAAGATGAATGGTTAGTAGTTCGCATACCTAAAACATAACATTTTCATATTAGACTTAATTACAAATAATATGCTCTATTTTCTTTTATCACATACTTACCGGAACAGGATGAATGTAATTGAGATCATTTTCTGGGCGCAAACGATGTTTccgtttgaaaaagaaaatgcaATGGGCCAGCTGCTCGCAGTTACAGCAACCATGGTAACAGTGTTCCAGGGTAAGTTGCAAACCATTACACCTCACCTCCTTTATTATAGAAATTTCATGTATGTATTAACAACAAACTTGTCCTTTTACCAGAAAATCTCCAATTAGAATCTACTGATGCAACAACAGTTCTAAACCCACCCATTCCAGAACTACAAAGCTACATTTACAAGTAAGTATTTGCGTCTTAACAAAATAATTTCCTCCAAGGTGCTTCAATTATTGAAACACTAATACATCAAAAATCAAAGAAGCCCATAACCATTTCATAGCAATATACAATTTTCAATTTTTCATATGCATACTTTACCTCAAacaattaaaatattaaatagtaaACTCACAATTATAGATTTAGCAAACTGGAAAGATCAGAAACAGTTGGACAAAAGAAGCCAGTACTTCCAATAGCCGAAATCAAAGCCAAGTACAAGCAAGATACAACGGTACAAGTTACTCTCTTTTTACTTTATGCTATTGGTAAATAAATTATCTGTAACGTACTATATTGAAACACATGGCTTGACCAAATACAGCAAACCAAGTTTACCTGCAAGGCAACAATGACAGAAATCACTGAAGATCGTAAATGGTTTTATGCTACATGTCCAAAGTGCAAAGGCAAAGTCCACTTACAAAGGGCTGAAATTCCATGCTACGTATGCGAAGACGATGGCCATATTCCTGACCCATCTTTCATGTAAGTCTCCTTGAACTCTCATATAAAAAACACATAATGTATGACTGAAATAACAATTGACCTCCAATCTTTAGGTATTGTGTTAACACAACTATAGAGGATGAAAGTGACAAAGCAAAGGCTGTTTTCTTCAACGAAGCGATGGAGCATATGCTACAAAAATCTTGCTACAACATGGTAGTCAAAGATGGACACACAGATCCGGAAATTATACCTGCAGATATTTATAAGCTAAGGGGAAAAACTGCAGTTTTAAACATCTCAATGAAACAAGAGAACTCAATGGCCGTAAACAAAGCTGGAATACCACCGGCCATATTTCCGGCAACCCTAGATCCTAAAACAACTACCAAAAGAGGCGCACCGGATTCGCCAGGTATATGCAAATATTtccacattttttttaaaaaaagtcaaATGCATAAAACCGCCTATAAAATCCTTTTACTATTACACAGACGATGAAACACCGGGAAAGCAGGCAAAGAAGTAAAAAGACAATGGGGAAAGTAACATTTTTGTTAGTCCTTGCCGATTTTGCGCCTTCATAAAGGCTCTCTTTTGCACCACACATAGAAGAACAACGAATGCTTTGGCTCTAGCACAATATTTTGGCATTAGCACATCTCACTTCACAAAAGACATCGACAACGCTACAAAACTATGAAAGCAGCAAGCAAGGACCATAACTTTAAAACTCAAAATTGTAGTATAATCCTAATGTAACCTACTACCTCTATATGTATATAAGGCTATTACTCTTATTTCAGTTTTCTTAATGTTTACGCCAGTAATTATCACCTTATGCATATGCGCCGCATCGCGCGCGGGCACAATTCCTAGTTTATCTTAACccttatttttttttgaacggcaaatttggatcactgacggaccactggagtatcatcgtgccaccagcagaaccacccgatcatatccatctccactaggcaataatgcctatacaccaattcaggaggaaacccaataaatctgggaaaaaccccctttgtgggaatcgaacccatgacctaatggtcataagccttatcccaccaccaaaataccactaggctataatgccatgggtttATCTTAACCCTTATAATTTTCTTAGTTGATTAATAACTTATTTagcagattaattaatctactcaacTAGCTTAACTGGTAAGTTTCCTTAACAACTAAGTATACGTAATTGGTAAGCTTACTAAGTTTATTTAATTACTAAGTTTACTTAGTTGCTAAGTATTCTAGCAGTTCCctgattacgagttctaatttctagacacaatggaactcgtattagtgtagtAACTCAATttaactttaacgataatcacgagatagaaCCCTCACAAAGAATGACAaagtgtgatacttaaacatccattgaattcacgacgaatgataAAGTATAACCCGAGTTTGAGAAGCACTTATACATCCATcagatagtttcaatcgatcggataaagtaccGTACCAGTGATTAAAGTTATTACCCCAATAATGGGCAGAGTTTCAGGATTTAGAAGGTATAATCCTGAGCTACTATTTTCTATAATAAAAGTTaaaggaaagaaaagaattgagcagtgattgagttaataccctgtatcgtagcagtgtCTCACTACCCGGAAATTCAATTTTAGCAGAATAGGGGCGTTTTAAGAATGAGATTTCGAGCACAGAGGACAGCCCCAGGTCCAGGCAATTTATAGCATGAaattgggttttacgcggcccgcgtaaaccctttgatgtatcttacgcggcccgcgagggccataAAGGCGGCTAAGGGTTGCTGAGTCATCAACACGTGGCGGCACCAGACTTTCGCTTATCGTTGAGCTATCGCGACCCGCGTGAACTTGGAGGAACAtttacgcggcccgtgtgaagCCTTCATGCTTATCCGGTGATCTTCAATCCATCGCTGCCTGCGTAAGCCTAAGcttactcttacgcggcccgcctgaaactcTAAATTCTTGATTTCTCATGTacgttagggtttcaggggttcgGGTTCCACTTACGGAGCATTTTTAGGACATTTTTGGGTGAGTCGTTAcaacgaacgaggagaattataccaaatcaggagtgaaatccatattttgatgaataatctcctcaattttattaaaacaaggaagaaattgctaagtcaggggtgaaacccgaaccttggcaacttattccaacttttactcatctcaccaaagccttgacggactccaacgacctgaactcacaagattgacctagggaatacgtgttgaatgcccaagaatcgaggcagcaaCGCGAGCCCGAAAGttaaaagtgacgacaagtccatttgagaatagtcgaatcgctttgggcaGTCAATGTCTAGttgccgcagacaatctatctctcgatttccATAtgttttcgattctgagcccgcagtTGCGACTCTGATGATTCGTTGCTTTTATGTGATATATGTGTTTAACtgtttaaatgtttaaaatttgaggtttattcgattttgctatcacttcgatcgacacacacgattcGCATTGCTCCTCTACCTCAAAGCGCTAACAAGTCGTTACGAACTTAGACGATACTATGCTACGATATAcgctatactatactcgacatgctatacaaCTATATAatactattcgatatactatacacgatcactatatacgaacgacacgcgagctttgaatgataggtttctctattctgactgcctctgtgattaaatgtgtatgtgcctacgtgcttacgtgtctctgtgctctacgtgcctacgtgcttatgtgcttctgtgattatgtgaatctgtgactCTGTGGTTGTGTGATGCGTGTTTCGACgtatttctaagctttagtaagtagtagacgtgtgaggtgagattcaatcatgttgtgttgagtcatgtgacgatgtctgttgcagacaatgtcgtctggatcccgacaccatcttactcaccaagagaagagagacaagcgtctcgttGCTATCATTtccaagagtgtggcaaaagctgtaagcgagGTATATGAGAACGTCAGCAAGTCGTCCGAGGAGTCGCGAACTGAAGCTCCTAAGGATGccaacaagactggtttcagcttcaaacagtttaaagcatgtGGACctaaagaattcaccggagaagtgacgtgaccgtgtcgtcccgatcagtcaaaaacccaattaaacctaggtagctagggtaagtcgggtatcgaatccacgaagagcatgtggtcagtattgcacgacccgttcgattagttagactatttacaaaaaaatgtacaagatgattatgaagattgctatttttatttatttgtttggtttttaaaataaatcggagtgaaccgacaatgggtattatctaaaacacttgtgattaactaaaattgcaactaaattactaaatgattaaaacaagaaattagagacaagttccacacccggttcgattactgcaagacctagggttcctcGTGTGCTCCTCTTCTCTTCATGAAAGTGGTTGTCCCACGAACCCAAtatacctacaaatcttaacccttgtgtagaagcatgcttctcataaccatcaaaatttgttagttacctagttctaccacttttatgaaattattaccaagtcataccttattttactttgatttatgtagaaaataatttacaacaacaacaaacctaactcactttcgtaggaatcacggttgcatttagcttatgcaacaagcccttttaaaccacccgatagcttgggaggacgagtaggtctcgtgagggttatataggaaacacacccacaacgttcatttaactaaaagaaataaaataaacgaatactagtacaaactctacaacaatcatacctgatttacctctcatggtggtcgaagtgcACATTTGCCTACCGAGTTTCCAACATACGCTCGGTAGTTGGCATGCCGAATCCACTCTCTTTTTCTTCTATTCAGCATGCATAATGTACAACTTCGGGGTCGCTTCTTACCAAACCGGCCAATGTCTTGCAATACTACCTTTCGAATCCTTATACCCGAACCCTcatccccaactttgttggttgAGTGATAAGTATGGGAGAAGGATAGGCATGAACGTGGGCTTCTTTCGGTTCTGACCTGTCTTGCGGTGTTATGTCTTCCGCTCGGTTCAAAAACTCAACTTCTTGCTCAGGAAGATCTataacctcttccaccacatcaccatcCACCATTGTACCACTAGCCAACACCTCTTGGTCTCGTCTAAGTTGAGCCAAGTCTTCGGCGAGTTGACCCACTTTCTTTGCCAAGGCTTCATTAGCTTTATCTTTCACCTCAAGTTCCTTCTTCAGTTCCATCTTAATCTCTTGATTTGAAGTAATGATAGCATTCATGATTGCATCGAACTTGGAACTTATTGAATCTTGAGGTTCTTCGGATGCCGGTTGAGGGTATTCAttataataatcatcatactCCTCCCGGTAACTTGAGAAATCTGGCAATTCGGGTTCAAAATTGTTGTAATCCCGCTCTTGCTCATAGTGGCAATTCATCTCTAAACGGTAGTATTCTTGATATGAAGGTGGCTTGTAACCGGACTTTATTTTTCCTTTCCAAAACACTGGATCTTTCCAAAACACCGGACAATCTTCATGTAAGTGAACTTTTCCACA
The Helianthus annuus cultivar XRQ/B chromosome 6, HanXRQr2.0-SUNRISE, whole genome shotgun sequence genome window above contains:
- the LOC110945101 gene encoding uncharacterized protein LOC110945101, with the translated sequence MSNSQKRRRTFTKSLSSPDASTSVPIRPSFTSCTNEISNSTYIDNGDCTCICEHCNALFWYDEHVNAMSSNRACYNHCCKHGRVKLDSPSLPPAALLHLFNKSEFLDNIRTYNSMFSMTSFGGIVDDSINDGSAPYIFKIEGQIYHWLGSFYPTPNERPRFLQMYLYDTENEVSNRLSVFGNDSRSQLNSETVALLIQILESSNKLVKLFRNARDLCRSADVTSFYIRLYNSYNSLRYDNPTQGCIGAIISDPGPESNGFDIVIRYRVAGPQRINILHPLYMSLQYPLLFIHGESGWSRDLRLQGSSSNKNNTLTRNMFYCYQLHDRANTYSLLLRGGRLFQQYLVDAYVSIEQDRLNFHRYNQNALRSEYMQGVHDAVRCGDTERKDIGKRIILPCTFTGGPRYMYKHYQDALAICKVHGNPQYFITFTCNVKWPEIHRYITKFPILKSEDRPYVIARVFHMKVTSFVNFLKVRRPFGNVTAGNLFASHYIQNSISVIELYSCYLKIVHLCCSNLYTIEFQKRGLPHCHLLLWVDEAHKIKDAAQLDAYISAEIPDPIKEQTLYTIVTDFMIHGPCGIAKPNSLCMALGSCKKNFPKDYEPVTRFDDNGYARYKRRQSTHSVQKNGISLDNGYVVPYNRSLLLHFHAHINVEYCGWSMLIKYLFKYISKGTDRVKYTIKKTSTPPGNSTGNAAIEIDEIKDFVDSRFICPHESAWRIFNFMIHERNPSVQMLSVHLENRQNVTFKDNEKLENVLRNPNAGRTTLTEWWESTGKCWLRRLTNKTPAIGRLAYIHPSAGDVFYLRMLLSHQKGCRSFVDIRTVAGEVLPTYRIACEKLGLLEMTMNGHLR
- the LOC110945100 gene encoding ATP-dependent DNA helicase pif1-like; amino-acid sequence: MSDDASHIHGIVNDEDQMQYFLYEIELLLHSGTPSTSLSDYGLPMPKPEVLASLTNRLLLEERNHDRQTLRIEHDSFRSSLHPEQNSIYEHVITSLSLNRQVLAFVYRHGGTGKTFLWKTIIAKLRSDGNIVLAVAASGIASLLLPSGRTAHSRFKIPIDLTDESLCYIKKKTQLAQLLTETSLIVWDEAPMNDRRCFESLDKSLKDLLGDCSRPFGGKSVLLSGDFRQTLPVKPKASKTGILNSALPRSYLWPYFNVYKLTENMRLQRPNMDLANRTQVASFSAWQGGRRGIRHTRR
- the LOC110945099 gene encoding ATP-dependent DNA helicase PIF1-like, which translates into the protein MIPPGDNAIKELTRFIYDSPTLENPTAQSLSEKAIVCPQNDTVDEINTMVLGMTSGNSKTYLSTDSINPRAGCHGDIDLLYPTEYLAMLNFNGLPPHELELKVNVPVILIRNINQTSGLCNGTRMIVTQLLSRVIEAQIMTGTAIGRRVYIPRITLTHVDEQLPFTFKRKQFPLKLCYAMTINKSQGQSLNKIGIYLPEPVFGHGQLYVALSRATSPQSLKILFVPNANAPLKEIDDALANN